The following are encoded in a window of Terriglobales bacterium genomic DNA:
- a CDS encoding CoA-binding protein yields the protein MASDPIYDLLKKAKSIAVVGLSNSPLRPSHGVALYLQQHGYRIIPVNPTIESALGEKSYPSLDAVKEKIDLVDIFRRPQFVPEIVDLAIKLRIPAVWMQEEVVNQQAYDKAKKAGLFVIMDRCILKEHRARF from the coding sequence GTGGCCTCCGACCCGATTTACGACCTCCTGAAGAAAGCGAAGTCCATCGCCGTGGTCGGGCTTTCCAACAGCCCGCTGCGTCCCAGCCACGGAGTAGCGCTCTACCTGCAGCAGCATGGATACCGCATCATCCCGGTGAATCCGACCATCGAGTCGGCGCTGGGCGAGAAGTCGTATCCCTCGCTCGACGCGGTGAAGGAGAAGATCGACCTGGTGGACATCTTCCGCCGCCCGCAGTTCGTGCCGGAGATCGTGGACCTGGCCATCAAGCTGAGGATCCCGGCGGTCTGGATGCAGGAGGAAGTCGTGAATCAACAGGCCTATGACAAGGCGAAGAAGGCGGGCCTGTTCGTGATCATGGACCGTTGCATCCTGAAAGAGCACCGGGCACGCTTCTGA